Proteins encoded by one window of Anoplopoma fimbria isolate UVic2021 breed Golden Eagle Sablefish chromosome 23, Afim_UVic_2022, whole genome shotgun sequence:
- the LOC129112393 gene encoding LOW QUALITY PROTEIN: endosome/lysosome-associated apoptosis and autophagy regulator family member 2-like (The sequence of the model RefSeq protein was modified relative to this genomic sequence to represent the inferred CDS: inserted 1 base in 1 codon), which produces MRMRMRMRMRMREQVRASRFTHCIVLLITALTSCVSTDLRACQETDYYYQYTECDSTGSRWRVAIPLSPSSCSNLPPPTRGTDCSFSCPAGKFLEMSTQQCTPCVAGSYSLGSGLRFDQWDAIPAGFTSLASFLDPGPNGEDIQACNSSSWTPQGVYLESNRDECTVSLVYAVHLEKKGSVSFTYQYPDNIFFEFYVQNEQCQEMAQTDDQKWIKVTNNGEWDTHTVNLKSGTNILYWRTTGILVDRKMVKPVLLKNIQIEGVAYTSECFPCRPGWFSSTPGSSSCQPCPSNTFSTKGASSCTACPEHHYSHEGWAECKVRPPCSEKDYFQIHTACDSDSEGRSAVLYRWVEPKICVENIXGAVELPTTVQREPCPPCNPGYYNSNSNDCLPCPPGTHSDGIYVCTECPAGTEPVLGYEYKWWNVLPPNMKTSCFNVGNSKCDDMNGWAVAGDHIRSGAGSSDNDYLILSLHVPGFKVPASLSGMTGSEFGLITFVFETICSGDCELYFMMDVNRKSTTVVESWEGSKGKQSYSHSMTRNASVTFTWAFQRTNHALDVRRYVTDMVKIYSISVTNVLDGVASACRACALVPHNSQRAGSSCVPCPAGFYIDSDTNRCQECPPNTHLAGRHTYGREACVACGPGSISNKEHSRCYSDCSFTHTENNRTLTFDLSPLSDVASLTIGPSFTSKGTKYLHLFNISLCGHEGKRAAVCTDNVTDVSNKEDQSDALQLVNSVDSFICQSTIIPADGRGFRMAISSQSIGLADAFIGATVDSVLDGVNAIPDLFPENSKDVPDINFFYRSTQATASCDQGRSSVITVRCNPKRSERGELSVPSSCPAGTCDGCTFHFLWESTSACPRCAEDDYHRIEGACKKGVQATLYMWNEPKLCTKGVSLPPRISSPCEAIALWLKVGVGGGAFVAVLLISLTCYFWKKNKRLEYKYSRLVMSANKECELPAADSCALAEGEEADDDVVYTKKPSLLGKLRAIANKHEVGDSCESVQLNSSHCDRWVLG; this is translated from the exons ACGGACTACTACTACCAGTACACAGAGTGTGACAGCACGGGGTCACGATGGAGGGTCGCCATCCCTCTCAGTCCAAGCTCCTGCTCCAACCTCCCACCTCCAACCAGAGGAACAGACTGCT CTTTCTCCTGTCCGGCTGGGAAGTTTTTAGAGATGAGCACGCAGCAGTGCACGCCGTGTGTGGCCGGCTCCTATTCGCTGGGCAGCGGCCTCCGTTTCGACCAATGGGACGCGATCCCTGCAGGCTTCACCAGCCTGGCCAGCTTCTTGGACCCGGGGCCGAATGGAGAGGACATCCAGGCGTGTAACAG CTCATCATGGACGCCACAGGGTGTGTATCTGGAGTCGAACCGTGACGAGTGCACAGTGTCGCTGGTTTACGCCGTCCATCTGGAGAAAAAGGGCTCCGTCTCCTTCACCTACCAGTACCCCGACAACATCTTCTTTGAGTTCTAT GTCCAGAACGAGCAGTGTCAGGAAATGGCTCAGACTGATGACCAGAAGTGGATTAAAGTCACCAACAATGGAgaatgggacacacacaca gtgAATCTAAAGTCCGGTACGAACATCCTGTATTGGAGGACCACCGGCATCCTGGTGGACAGGAAGATGGTCAAACCTGTACTGCTCAAAAACATCCAAATAGAGG GTGTCGCCTACACATCGGAGTGTTTCCCGTGTCGGCCCGGCTGGTTTAGCTCCACCCCCGGCTCCTCATCCTGTCAGCCGTGTCCCAGCAACACTTTCTCCACAAAGGGGGCGTCGTCCTGCACAGCCTGCCCTGAACACCACTACTCAC ATGAAGGATGGGCAGAGTGTAAGGTGAGGCCGCCGTGCTCAGAGAAGGATTACTTCCAGATCCACACGGCCTGCGACAGCGACAGCGAGGGAAGGTCAGCA GTGTTGTATCGTTGGGTGGAGCcaaaaatctgtgttgaaaacA ACGGGGCGGTGGAGCTGCCTACGACGGTGCAGAGAGAGCCCTGCCCTCCATGCAACCCCGGCTactacaacagcaacagcaacgaCTGTTTACCCTGCCCACCTGGAACCCACTCAGATGGCATCTACG TGTGCACTGAGTGTCCTGCAGGTACAGAGCCGGTGTTGGGTTACGAGTATAAATGGTGGAACGTTCTGCCCCCAAACATgaagacttcctgtttcaacGTTGGCAACTCCAAATGTGACGACATGAACG GATGGGCGGTTGCCGGAGACCACATTCGCAGCGGAGCCGGCAGTTCAGATAACGACTACCTCATCCTCAGCCTGCATGTGCCTGGCTTCAA GGTCCCGGCCTCGCTTTCTGGGATGACCGGCAGTGAGTTCGGCTTGATAACCTTTGTGTTTGAGACCATCTGCTCCGGAGACTGTGAGCTCTACTTCATGATG GATGTGAACAGGAAGAGCACCACAGTGGTGGAGTCCTGGGAGGGCAGCAAGGGGAAACAGTCGTACTCACACAGCATGACCAGGAACGCCTCCGTCACATTCACATGGGCCTTCCAGAGGACTAACCATGCTCTGGAC gtgcGTCGTTATGTCACTGACATGGTGAAGATCTACTCCATCAGCGTGACAAACGTCCTGGATGGGGTGGCCTCAGCGTGTCGGGCCTGCGCTCTGGTTCCCCATAACTCCCAGCGGGCCGGCTCCTCCTGCGTCCCCTGCCCTGCTGGTTTTTATATCGACAGTGACACCAACCGGTGCCAGGAGTGTCCGCCCAACACACACCTGGCAGGGCGCCACACCTACGGCCGGGAAGCGTGTGTCGCCTGTGGGCCTGGAAGTATCAGCAACAAG GAACACTCTCGTTGCTACAGCGACTGCTCCTTCACCCACACAGAGAACAACCGTacgctgacctttgacctcagccCCCTCAGCGACGTGGCCTCGCTGACCATCGGGCCGAGTTTCACCTCTAAAGGCACAAAGTACCTCCACCTGTTCAACATTAGCCTCTGTGGCCACGAG GGGAAGAGAGCCGCAGTCTGCACAGATAACGTCACCGACGTGTCCAACAAGGAGGACCAGAGCGACGCGTTACAGCTGGTCAACTCAGTGGACAGCTTCATCTGTCAATCAACCATCATCCCAGCGGATGGGCGGGGTTTCAGGATGGCCATTTCCTCCCAGTCCATCGGCCTCGCAGACGCGTTCATCG GAGCGACAGTTGACTCAGTCCTGGATGGCGTGAACGCTATACCAGATCTTTTTCCTGAAAACTCAAAGGATGTTCCGGACATCAACTTCTTCTACAG GTCAACGCAGGCGACGGCTTCATGTGATCAGGGTCGCAGTTCAGTTATCACCGTTCGCTGTAACCCCAAGAGGTCTGAACGAGGAGAGCTCTCTGTGCCCAG TTCCTGTCCTGCAGGAACTTGTGATGGATGTACGTTTCACTTCCTGTGGGAGAGCACCAGCGCCTGTCCGCGCTGTGCCGAGGACGACTACCACCGGATAGAGGGAGCGTGCAAGAAAGGAGTCCAG GCAACCCTGTACATGTGGAACGAGCCAAAGCTGTGCACCAAAGGCGTGTCGCTGCCTCCCAGGATCTCCTCTCCGTGTGAGGCCATCGCTCTGTGGCTGAAGGTCGGGGTTGGAGGCGGAGCCTTCGTTGCCGTGCTGCTCATCTCTCTCACCTGCTAtttctggaagaaaaacaagag GCTGGAGTACAAGTACTCTCGTCTGGTGATGTCTGCCAACAAGGAGTGTGAGCTTCCAGCTGCAGACAGCTGTGCTCTGGCTGAGGGGGAGGAAGCCGACGACGACGTAGTTTACACCAAGAAACCCTCCCTGCTGGGGAAACTCCGGGCCATCGCCAACAAG CACGAGGTTGGAGACAGCTGTGAGTCTGTGCAGCTGAACTCGTCACACTGTGATCGATGGGTCCTGGGATAA